Proteins encoded together in one Hymenobacter psoromatis window:
- a CDS encoding ParB/RepB/Spo0J family partition protein, whose amino-acid sequence MGALKLETLVAAAEPNEAPALQPVAAVALMGVELRHFPLDALYIGGNYRTAMNAPGLEELTESIRHSGLIQPITVRPLAEPVEGKQFALVAGARRYAAHERAGLPTILCNVREMSERQAEEARLIENVQRENPHPADEAV is encoded by the coding sequence ATGGGAGCCCTAAAATTAGAGACGCTGGTAGCTGCTGCCGAGCCCAACGAAGCCCCCGCGCTTCAACCCGTTGCCGCCGTGGCCCTGATGGGCGTTGAGCTGCGCCACTTTCCGCTTGATGCGTTGTACATCGGTGGCAATTACCGCACGGCCATGAATGCGCCGGGCTTAGAAGAATTGACCGAGAGCATCCGGCATTCGGGCCTGATTCAGCCCATTACGGTGCGCCCACTGGCGGAACCCGTCGAGGGCAAGCAATTTGCCCTGGTGGCAGGGGCGCGGCGTTACGCGGCCCACGAGCGGGCCGGGTTGCCCACCATCTTGTGCAACGTGCGCGAAATGAGTGAGCGGCAGGCCGAAGAAGCCCGTCTGATTGAAAACGTGCAGCGCGAAAATCCGCACCCCGCCGACGAGGCCGTGG
- a CDS encoding ArdC family protein — protein sequence MDSVRNTPTPGAGAAKADAYQVITDRILEKMAAGQIPWQKPWHSLGSPRNYATQHVYTGINAFLLHFLSEGVPLFVTFQQAKKLGGNIRKGAKGFPIIFYNVTEKMKEGAQSDEDTERRAFVRYSTVFNVADVEGVNLLLPEEVTGKHQPLEVAEAIVSSWADRPRLTSLDQRAYYVPGQDYVNMPAFGSFINAEHYYKTLFHEFTHATGHAKRLNRPDLAGNMATKGAAGYAREELTAEMGAAFLCGAAGISPEATDENTAAYLQFWLGCLRNDKKLLIQAASHAQKAANLILGYEPPQPEIPALPSSPAAIAQPKQMALAA from the coding sequence ATGGATAGTGTTCGCAACACTCCTACCCCAGGTGCCGGCGCTGCAAAAGCCGACGCCTACCAGGTAATCACCGACCGCATCTTGGAAAAGATGGCGGCCGGCCAAATTCCGTGGCAGAAGCCTTGGCACTCGCTGGGCTCTCCCCGCAACTACGCCACGCAGCACGTCTACACGGGCATCAACGCCTTTCTGTTGCACTTCCTCAGCGAGGGCGTGCCGTTGTTCGTGACGTTCCAGCAGGCTAAAAAGCTGGGCGGCAACATTCGCAAGGGGGCCAAGGGCTTTCCCATCATTTTCTACAACGTCACCGAGAAAATGAAGGAGGGCGCGCAGTCGGACGAGGATACCGAGCGCCGGGCCTTCGTGCGCTACTCGACCGTTTTCAACGTGGCCGACGTGGAAGGTGTGAACCTGCTACTGCCCGAGGAAGTGACGGGTAAGCACCAGCCGCTCGAAGTGGCGGAGGCCATTGTATCAAGCTGGGCCGACCGCCCCCGCCTCACCAGCCTCGACCAGCGCGCTTACTACGTGCCCGGCCAGGACTACGTGAATATGCCCGCTTTTGGCAGCTTCATCAACGCGGAACACTACTATAAAACGCTGTTCCACGAGTTCACCCACGCCACCGGCCACGCCAAGCGTCTCAACCGCCCTGACCTCGCCGGCAACATGGCCACGAAGGGAGCCGCCGGGTACGCCCGCGAGGAGCTGACCGCTGAGATGGGCGCGGCCTTCCTGTGCGGTGCGGCCGGTATCAGCCCCGAAGCCACCGACGAGAACACGGCCGCTTATCTGCAATTCTGGCTTGGTTGCCTCCGCAACGACAAGAAGCTCTTGATACAGGCAGCCAGCCACGCGCAGAAAGCCGCTAATTTGATTTTAGGCTACGAGCCACCCCAGCCGGAGATACCGGCGCTGCCCAGCAGCCCGGCCGCTATAGCCCAGCCGAAGCAGATGGCGCTGGCCGCCTAA
- a CDS encoding response regulator, with translation MSHLAYLIENDHITAVVTELVLRKNLRRGEVQHFVNGQVAFNQLLADVKAVDKIPDLILLDLNMPVMDGWEFLDAFMKLPLTKQVCVFVLTSSIHPDDREKAKHYGMVKGFFSKPLDGNSVAWMQQFVQLAGASTRAKRLYTSQIV, from the coding sequence ATGTCGCACTTAGCTTACCTAATCGAAAATGACCATATCACGGCCGTCGTCACCGAATTGGTACTGCGGAAAAACCTGCGGCGAGGGGAAGTACAGCACTTTGTCAATGGCCAAGTCGCCTTCAACCAACTGCTGGCAGATGTAAAAGCAGTCGATAAGATTCCTGATTTAATATTATTGGACTTAAATATGCCCGTCATGGACGGCTGGGAATTTCTGGATGCGTTCATGAAGCTTCCCCTGACTAAGCAGGTGTGCGTGTTTGTACTCACCTCTTCTATTCATCCCGACGACCGCGAAAAAGCCAAGCATTATGGCATGGTGAAAGGCTTTTTCTCCAAACCGCTGGATGGCAATAGTGTGGCGTGGATGCAGCAGTTTGTCCAACTGGCGGGGGCCAGTACCCGGGCAAAAAGGTTATACACCAGTCAAATAGTCTAG
- a CDS encoding PAS domain-containing sensor histidine kinase codes for MSTLLKQHPELAASITYNPVVVDFLQNSLTDGLLYWNLLLPTESWVNAAFWQTLGYSPDQVPTNPAAWRACIDPTDLATAWQRAEVCAQDPSQDFDLVLQGTYREGSPAWLRCRGVVLRGDGGSASWLVGALFDVTKEKHKEAYAQEVATHYSSILSNQSVYILKTDPQGNYTYANDFFYARFGWDNNIIGTSSLLSIVEEDRPKCLEVVMQCFQAPEVPHQVILRKPYRDGSIKSNHWEFKGILGEGGELKEILCVGYDVTLLLENLQRAQHLLDVTSQQNLRLQNFAYIISHNIRSHSANLTSLVQLLSEAKGKEQKTMFLQMLTTSTEQLADTIVNLNDIVTINNNVSKPKALRTLKTEIDKALEALSVLIRQHHITVEVAVPPALTVTVVPAYLDSILLNLISNAVKYRALDRPAFIRLHAQATPGGVGLTVQDNGLGIDVVRYRSKLFGMYKTFHDNEDARGVGLFITKNQVEAMQGTIAVDSEVGVGSTFTIQFHENP; via the coding sequence GTGTCAACGCTACTTAAACAGCATCCTGAGCTAGCCGCGTCAATCACCTATAATCCGGTGGTGGTTGACTTTCTGCAAAACTCGTTGACGGATGGTCTTTTATACTGGAATTTGTTGCTACCCACCGAAAGTTGGGTGAATGCTGCCTTCTGGCAGACATTAGGCTATTCTCCAGACCAAGTGCCTACTAACCCCGCTGCCTGGCGCGCTTGTATCGACCCCACCGACTTAGCCACCGCTTGGCAAAGGGCAGAAGTATGCGCCCAGGACCCCTCCCAGGATTTCGACCTGGTGCTGCAGGGTACGTACCGCGAGGGCTCGCCCGCGTGGCTACGTTGCCGGGGGGTAGTGCTGCGCGGTGATGGGGGTAGTGCCTCCTGGCTGGTAGGGGCGCTGTTCGACGTGACGAAGGAAAAACACAAAGAAGCCTATGCTCAGGAGGTAGCGACCCACTACAGCTCTATTCTGAGTAACCAGTCGGTTTACATCTTAAAGACGGACCCGCAGGGGAACTACACCTACGCGAATGACTTTTTCTACGCGCGCTTCGGCTGGGATAACAACATTATTGGCACTTCGTCGCTCCTCAGCATTGTGGAGGAAGACCGGCCGAAGTGCCTGGAAGTAGTGATGCAGTGCTTTCAGGCCCCGGAGGTACCGCACCAGGTGATTCTGCGCAAGCCCTACCGCGACGGCTCCATCAAGTCCAATCACTGGGAGTTTAAAGGTATTCTGGGCGAAGGGGGCGAGCTAAAGGAAATCCTGTGCGTTGGCTACGACGTGACCTTGCTGCTGGAAAACCTCCAGCGGGCGCAGCACCTGCTCGACGTGACCAGCCAGCAGAACCTGCGGCTGCAAAACTTTGCCTACATTATTTCGCACAACATTCGCTCGCATTCGGCCAACCTGACGTCGCTCGTGCAGCTTTTGTCGGAAGCCAAGGGCAAAGAGCAGAAAACCATGTTTTTGCAGATGCTGACTACCAGCACCGAGCAACTGGCCGATACTATCGTTAACCTCAACGATATCGTCACCATCAACAACAACGTCAGCAAGCCCAAAGCGTTGCGCACGCTCAAAACGGAGATTGACAAAGCGCTGGAGGCGCTGAGCGTGCTCATTCGCCAGCACCACATTACGGTGGAAGTGGCGGTGCCCCCGGCCCTGACCGTGACCGTAGTGCCGGCGTACCTGGACAGCATTCTGCTCAACCTGATTAGCAACGCGGTCAAATACCGGGCCCTGGACCGGCCCGCCTTTATTCGGCTGCACGCGCAGGCTACGCCAGGGGGGGTAGGGCTGACGGTACAGGATAATGGGCTTGGGATTGATGTGGTCAGGTACCGCTCGAAGCTCTTTGGCATGTACAAAACGTTTCATGACAACGAAGACGCGCGCGGGGTAGGCCTGTTTATTACTAAAAACCAGGTGGAAGCCATGCAAGGCACTATCGCGGTAGACAGCGAAGTCGGCGTGGGCTCCACCTTTACTATCCAATTCCATGAAAACCCCTAA
- a CDS encoding response regulator: MKTPKLAYVVEDDRITAVITEFIVKKDLRYRAVQTFGNGQLAFNQLQEVVRTGGSIPDLILLDLNMPQMDGWEFLDAFGTLPLAQEGVRVFILTSSIQPTDIEKSTHYKEVKGYFSKPLGKVNVQRMKSLLWEASD; the protein is encoded by the coding sequence ATGAAAACCCCTAAGCTGGCCTACGTAGTGGAGGATGACCGTATTACGGCCGTTATCACGGAGTTTATCGTTAAAAAGGACCTGCGTTACCGCGCGGTCCAGACGTTTGGCAACGGGCAGCTGGCCTTCAACCAGCTGCAGGAAGTGGTGCGCACGGGGGGTAGCATCCCAGATTTGATTCTGCTCGACCTGAATATGCCGCAAATGGATGGCTGGGAGTTTTTAGATGCTTTCGGTACCCTACCCCTGGCGCAGGAAGGGGTGCGCGTGTTCATCCTCACATCGTCCATTCAGCCCACGGACATAGAAAAATCCACGCATTACAAAGAGGTGAAAGGCTATTTTTCCAAGCCCTTGGGCAAGGTAAACGTGCAGCGTATGAAGTCTTTGCTTTGGGAAGCGAGCGATTAG
- a CDS encoding Brp/Blh family beta-carotene 15,15'-dioxygenase, whose protein sequence is MASASGVGLAFPGVTPAVLGPIVVVGLVVLGLAHGACDQLVLPATGQVRRSQRAYLGRFVLGYLSLAAVAGLGWWYWPGVAVGLFFMLTIWHWGSADAPAQPGQLLLWLAHSLLRGALLFAVPAWWWPAEIQHSVNGLLTFAGAVPLGAAGFTSVAQGLWPLVGVGHLVLWAYYIKHREFKRAYTDCREVVLLTVLLLTVPPLLALGVYFVFWHSLQHMLRLNRVFGHVALGGHRRAWATLGQEVVFFIRRALPLLVVSLAVPIGLYLLVPAKLAALDTLLGIVVITAAILTLPHALLVSIALDSANWRAGKDKPGMAA, encoded by the coding sequence GTGGCAAGCGCTAGCGGGGTAGGACTGGCTTTTCCGGGAGTTACGCCCGCCGTATTGGGGCCAATAGTAGTGGTGGGCCTGGTAGTGTTGGGCTTAGCGCACGGCGCTTGCGACCAGCTCGTGCTGCCGGCCACGGGGCAAGTGCGCCGTAGCCAGCGAGCCTATTTGGGTAGGTTTGTGCTGGGCTACTTAAGTTTGGCGGCGGTAGCAGGGCTGGGCTGGTGGTACTGGCCGGGGGTAGCGGTAGGCTTGTTCTTTATGCTAACTATTTGGCACTGGGGCTCGGCCGATGCGCCGGCCCAGCCCGGCCAACTGCTGCTCTGGTTGGCGCACAGCTTGTTGCGCGGGGCACTCTTATTTGCGGTCCCGGCCTGGTGGTGGCCCGCCGAGATTCAGCACAGCGTGAATGGTCTGCTGACGTTTGCTGGGGCGGTGCCACTAGGGGCGGCTGGGTTTACCAGCGTGGCGCAGGGGCTCTGGCCGCTGGTAGGCGTTGGGCACCTGGTCCTGTGGGCCTACTACATCAAGCACCGGGAATTTAAGCGTGCGTATACCGATTGCAGGGAAGTAGTGCTCCTAACCGTCCTGTTGCTGACCGTGCCGCCGCTGCTGGCATTGGGAGTGTATTTTGTCTTCTGGCACAGCTTACAGCACATGCTGCGTCTCAACCGGGTGTTCGGTCACGTTGCCCTAGGGGGGCATCGCAGGGCGTGGGCAACGTTGGGGCAGGAGGTAGTTTTTTTTATTCGGCGGGCCCTGCCCTTGTTGGTGGTAAGCTTGGCTGTGCCCATCGGCTTGTATCTGCTTGTGCCAGCCAAGCTGGCCGCGCTCGATACCTTATTGGGAATCGTGGTAATTACGGCCGCTATCCTGACCCTGCCGCACGCACTGCTAGTGAGTATCGCTTTAGATTCCGCTAACTGGCGCGCCGGGAAAGATAAGCCGGGAATGGCGGCGTAA
- a CDS encoding BLUF domain-containing protein, producing MPKSDLKLVYVIEDNHLTATITKVLVEKSLLEAQVQLYANGQRALKQLTAVLQEGANLPDLILLDLNMPLMDGWEFLDAFESLPLTHPICVLLLTSSINSEDRLRAARHQAVAGYFTKPLVLNVMSRILRLHRDASGPDDGEPVRPGGLHYLVYQSHATMPFGDVQLAKLLAQSRAFNASHGLTGVLLYSHGNIVQLLEGSEANVRAVFARIAQDPRHTNIIKLADGLATHRLFAQWSMGFHTSNPVDFRQLTGYRNPDDQNYFGDSADLLEAELPRLLANFFTDSSLAGTVV from the coding sequence ATGCCCAAATCTGATTTGAAGCTAGTTTACGTGATTGAGGATAACCACCTCACGGCTACCATTACGAAAGTGCTTGTAGAAAAAAGCTTGCTCGAAGCCCAGGTGCAGCTCTATGCGAATGGCCAGCGGGCGCTAAAACAGCTCACGGCGGTGCTGCAGGAGGGGGCCAATCTGCCAGACCTCATTTTGCTCGACCTGAACATGCCGCTGATGGACGGCTGGGAATTCCTAGATGCTTTCGAGTCCCTACCCCTCACGCACCCCATATGCGTACTGCTGCTAACGTCCTCCATTAATTCGGAGGACCGGCTAAGAGCTGCCCGCCACCAGGCGGTGGCGGGCTATTTTACGAAGCCGTTAGTACTGAATGTGATGTCCCGGATACTACGCTTGCACCGGGATGCCAGTGGGCCAGATGATGGGGAACCTGTACGGCCAGGGGGACTCCATTATCTGGTTTACCAGAGCCACGCCACAATGCCATTTGGCGATGTGCAACTGGCGAAATTGCTCGCTCAATCCCGCGCCTTCAATGCGTCCCACGGCTTAACGGGGGTGCTGCTCTATAGTCACGGCAATATCGTGCAATTATTAGAGGGAAGCGAAGCCAACGTGCGCGCGGTTTTCGCGCGCATCGCACAGGATCCGCGCCACACCAACATTATAAAGCTGGCCGATGGCTTGGCAACTCACCGGTTATTTGCCCAATGGTCGATGGGGTTCCACACTAGTAATCCGGTTGATTTTAGGCAGCTGACCGGGTATCGCAACCCCGACGACCAGAATTATTTCGGGGACAGTGCTGACCTGCTAGAGGCGGAGTTACCGAGGTTACTAGCTAACTTTTTTACCGATAGCAGCTTAGCTGGAACAGTCGTGTAA
- a CDS encoding bacteriorhodopsin has product MSLPLLTASLFTPSSHIPENEVVGYSFFYSTFALLGAAIFFLFERHNVPKRWRVNLTVAGLICLIASVSYFYMQAMYVGQGVSPTRFRYTDWLFTVPLMCTQFYLLVRPAGAPTGSLWRLVFGGLWMIGCGFFGENTELNKTIIWGLISTLGYLVVLYEVWFGPLAKAVDRSTDRDVVRAFTYLSYFVLLGWAIYPMGYMTLPFNVFATLHLDRNLVYNFGDVINKVGFGLVVYVMARKSAARKATARRARQRELVVE; this is encoded by the coding sequence ATGAGCTTACCCTTACTCACCGCCAGTTTGTTCACGCCCTCCTCCCATATCCCGGAAAACGAAGTCGTGGGCTACTCCTTTTTTTACAGCACCTTCGCCCTGCTGGGGGCCGCCATTTTCTTCTTGTTCGAGCGTCATAACGTCCCCAAGCGCTGGCGCGTCAACCTGACGGTGGCCGGCCTCATCTGCCTGATTGCCTCGGTTAGTTACTTCTACATGCAGGCCATGTACGTGGGGCAGGGTGTCTCGCCCACTCGCTTTCGCTACACTGACTGGCTGTTTACGGTGCCGCTGATGTGCACGCAGTTTTACCTGCTGGTGCGCCCGGCCGGCGCGCCCACCGGCTCGCTCTGGCGGCTGGTGTTCGGGGGACTGTGGATGATAGGGTGCGGCTTCTTCGGCGAAAATACCGAGCTGAACAAAACCATTATCTGGGGCTTGATTTCGACGCTGGGCTACCTAGTAGTGCTCTACGAAGTGTGGTTTGGGCCGCTGGCCAAGGCCGTGGACCGCTCGACCGACCGCGACGTGGTACGGGCTTTCACCTACCTCTCGTACTTCGTGCTCTTGGGCTGGGCCATCTACCCAATGGGCTACATGACCCTGCCGTTCAATGTGTTTGCTACCCTGCACCTCGACCGTAACCTGGTCTACAACTTCGGGGACGTCATTAACAAGGTAGGCTTTGGGCTGGTCGTGTACGTGATGGCCCGCAAATCGGCCGCTCGTAAGGCCACCGCCCGGCGGGCCCGCCAGCGGGAACTCGTAGTGGAGTAG
- a CDS encoding carboxypeptidase regulatory-like domain-containing protein, with amino-acid sequence MPANQIFKPGTRELLPTTRDAYLRNALDPAEARAIEQVLAADSVERGVTLARYHELAQLAQVPSPPQWVRRQLRRQPSVSAWGPLRRPVLRLALGLLLLLGGFSVVQWVRNQPLVPVPVVAAFQRTINSAAQGLGRPVVYTPAELAATLAPEKPVPAALARPARVPRASRRAPRAAIRELASQPITPISVLIPPPADTSDSLRQRGAALAGSDKASPVLRVVRGFIYDPLGKPLAGATVLVKGTTQVAVTTVTGVYEVSVPLGAVLEVGYAGYQDETMQTGQETAVDVTLQPLGQRERRKMRGAHPR; translated from the coding sequence ATGCCTGCCAATCAAATTTTTAAGCCGGGCACGCGGGAACTGCTGCCCACTACCCGCGATGCTTACCTGCGCAACGCGCTGGACCCCGCCGAGGCACGGGCTATCGAGCAGGTGCTCGCAGCCGACTCGGTGGAGCGGGGCGTGACCCTGGCCCGCTACCACGAATTAGCCCAGCTCGCCCAGGTGCCCAGCCCCCCGCAGTGGGTACGGCGGCAGTTGCGGCGACAGCCCAGCGTTTCAGCTTGGGGGCCGCTGCGGCGACCCGTGCTGCGGCTGGCGTTGGGGCTATTGCTGCTGCTAGGGGGCTTTAGTGTGGTGCAGTGGGTGCGTAACCAGCCCCTGGTGCCGGTGCCGGTCGTAGCGGCCTTTCAGCGCACGATAAACTCGGCGGCCCAGGGTCTGGGCCGGCCGGTGGTGTACACCCCGGCCGAGCTAGCGGCCACCCTAGCTCCCGAAAAGCCAGTGCCCGCTGCGCTGGCCCGGCCCGCGCGCGTGCCGCGGGCCAGCCGCCGTGCCCCACGCGCGGCCATTCGGGAGCTAGCGTCCCAGCCCATTACCCCCATTTCCGTACTGATTCCCCCGCCTGCCGATACCTCTGATTCGCTGCGCCAGCGCGGCGCGGCGCTGGCGGGTAGCGACAAGGCCAGTCCGGTGCTCCGCGTGGTGCGGGGCTTCATCTACGACCCCCTGGGCAAGCCCCTGGCCGGTGCTACCGTGCTGGTAAAGGGCACTACCCAGGTGGCGGTAACTACGGTTACGGGGGTTTATGAGGTAAGCGTGCCCCTTGGGGCAGTCTTGGAAGTCGGCTACGCGGGCTATCAGGACGAAACTATGCAGACGGGCCAGGAAACGGCGGTGGATGTGACCCTGCAGCCCCTGGGCCAGCGGGAGCGCCGAAAAATGCGGGGCGCGCACCCGCGCTAA
- a CDS encoding carboxypeptidase-like regulatory domain-containing protein: MTEGATPQLVQLRGIVLRSDGQPYAGASVYLAGAPRQLVVTDAKGAFALPVPAGTALSLRVEYFDEGSSHVELPAPSREPLRIILGCC; this comes from the coding sequence GTGACCGAAGGAGCGACCCCGCAGCTAGTGCAGCTGCGCGGCATCGTGCTGCGGTCCGATGGCCAGCCTTACGCCGGGGCCAGCGTGTATCTGGCCGGGGCTCCCCGCCAGCTAGTGGTAACCGATGCCAAGGGCGCTTTCGCGCTGCCCGTACCCGCCGGTACGGCCCTCTCACTACGGGTCGAGTACTTCGACGAAGGCAGCAGTCACGTGGAACTACCAGCTCCCAGCAGAGAGCCGCTCCGTATTATCCTTGGGTGTTGTTAA
- a CDS encoding pentapeptide repeat-containing protein, which produces MGFINNVPRQVLEPLDNETLQRMIAEERRKMVAKYGPSGPDLPVLDDLSLYFISDFDFSGLNLCGIHAHKTVFQRCRFVGADLFGADLSEMVAPGADFQRAILAKSTINDADLSSANFDDANLIRTDFFNCDLRGATFRNADFSGGIVSGCNVAGAIFGPGYVQIM; this is translated from the coding sequence ATGGGTTTTATAAATAATGTGCCGAGGCAGGTTTTAGAGCCTCTTGACAACGAGACCCTTCAGCGCATGATTGCGGAGGAAAGGCGCAAAATGGTGGCGAAATATGGCCCAAGTGGCCCCGACCTGCCCGTGTTGGATGATTTATCGCTCTATTTCATCAGCGACTTCGACTTCAGCGGCCTGAACCTGTGTGGAATCCATGCTCATAAAACGGTGTTTCAGCGCTGCCGCTTCGTCGGGGCCGACCTATTCGGCGCTGATTTATCTGAGATGGTAGCACCCGGCGCTGATTTTCAGCGGGCAATTCTGGCGAAGTCAACTATCAACGACGCAGACCTGAGCAGCGCAAACTTCGATGATGCCAACCTGATACGGACTGATTTTTTCAATTGTGACCTGCGGGGAGCGACGTTTCGGAACGCTGATTTTTCCGGCGGCATAGTCTCAGGCTGCAATGTAGCGGGGGCCATCTTTGGTCCAGGGTATGTCCAAATAATGTAA
- a CDS encoding transposase, translating into MQGHKPFTGKVVLRFRLLEHVPKQNLYRRLAELLDWDFLYEQTQSLYSHTGQPSLDPVVFFKLMLVSRLENLVSDRHLVEPCSLRLNILSFLGYEVDEDLPWHSTISRTCQLFPTTVFEHLFDHVFTQCVAAGLVTGHTQAVDSAFVKANASL; encoded by the coding sequence ATGCAAGGCCACAAGCCGTTCACCGGTAAAGTCGTGCTGCGCTTTCGCTTGTTGGAGCACGTACCGAAGCAGAATCTCTACCGCCGGCTAGCCGAGCTGCTCGACTGGGACTTTCTCTACGAGCAGACCCAGAGCCTTTACAGCCACACGGGCCAGCCTTCGCTCGACCCCGTCGTGTTCTTCAAGTTGATGCTTGTCAGTCGGCTGGAAAATCTGGTCAGCGACCGGCACCTGGTCGAGCCCTGCAGCTTGCGGCTCAATATCCTATCCTTTTTAGGCTATGAGGTGGATGAGGACTTGCCCTGGCACTCCACTATCAGCCGCACCTGCCAACTCTTTCCAACTACCGTTTTTGAGCACCTGTTCGACCATGTCTTTACCCAGTGCGTGGCTGCTGGCCTAGTCACGGGCCACACCCAAGCCGTCGACTCCGCCTTCGTCAAGGCAAACGCTTCGCTATAG
- a CDS encoding IS5 family transposase, giving the protein MNKDRSVLTAAQWVRLSPLLPGQESSPGTTAKDTRLFVEAVLWRARCGVSWRDLPAERFGPWHTVYARFRRWRKAGVWPKVLAQVQNATGLHRLMVDSTAVRAHQVAGSAEKKTAPSGRRSVAAAVGSPPNST; this is encoded by the coding sequence ATGAATAAAGACCGCAGTGTGTTAACTGCTGCGCAGTGGGTACGGCTTTCGCCGCTGCTGCCAGGCCAGGAAAGTTCGCCGGGTACGACGGCTAAAGACACGCGCTTGTTTGTGGAAGCCGTGCTCTGGCGGGCCCGCTGCGGGGTGTCGTGGCGCGATTTGCCGGCGGAACGGTTTGGCCCCTGGCACACGGTGTACGCCCGGTTTCGGCGCTGGCGCAAGGCCGGCGTGTGGCCGAAGGTGCTGGCCCAAGTGCAAAATGCGACGGGGCTGCACCGGCTCATGGTCGATTCCACCGCCGTGCGAGCCCACCAAGTGGCCGGTAGCGCGGAAAAAAAGACAGCCCCGTCGGGCAGGCGCTCGGTCGCAGCCGCGGTGGGTTCACCACCAAACTCCACCTGA
- a CDS encoding transposase family protein yields the protein MRAGQAVVADRAYEADYVRTQIQQAGALAVIPGKKNRTVPVEHDAEVYKERNHLERAINGLKRFRAVATRFDKRAANYFATCCLIAALTWL from the coding sequence CTGCGGGCGGGGCAGGCAGTAGTGGCCGACCGGGCCTATGAGGCGGACTACGTGCGCACCCAAATCCAGCAAGCAGGGGCTCTGGCTGTGATTCCAGGCAAGAAAAACCGGACGGTACCTGTCGAACACGATGCCGAAGTTTATAAAGAGCGAAACCATCTTGAACGGGCCATCAACGGCTTAAAACGTTTTCGGGCGGTGGCAACCCGATTTGATAAACGGGCCGCCAACTACTTTGCCACCTGCTGCTTGATTGCCGCTTTGACTTGGCTCTGA
- a CDS encoding DUF4280 domain-containing protein, whose product MSQTGQQYVCNGAMCHCDKGTLPSPLQVLSNQTVYLQGKLMATNQDKLFVPFGTCALKNNTPCVSALLLWEDYFERVSVTPGGYRPLLEKSTIKCAVGGTVSILSTLQIKVPASPLPAQVEALRNSIMSLCPMLSEAASYFRNDS is encoded by the coding sequence ATGAGCCAGACCGGACAGCAGTACGTGTGCAACGGGGCCATGTGCCACTGCGATAAGGGCACGCTGCCCAGTCCGCTGCAAGTGCTCAGCAACCAGACGGTATACTTGCAGGGCAAACTCATGGCCACCAACCAGGACAAGCTATTTGTCCCGTTTGGCACCTGCGCCCTGAAGAACAATACGCCTTGCGTGTCCGCCCTGCTGCTGTGGGAAGACTACTTCGAGCGGGTCAGCGTGACGCCCGGTGGCTACCGCCCGCTGCTCGAAAAAAGCACCATTAAGTGCGCGGTGGGCGGCACGGTAAGTATCCTTTCAACCTTGCAAATCAAGGTACCGGCCTCCCCCCTGCCCGCGCAGGTGGAGGCCTTGCGCAACAGTATTATGAGCTTGTGCCCAATGCTGAGCGAAGCAGCATCTTACTTTAGGAATGACTCATGA